In the genome of Mucilaginibacter sp. 14171R-50, the window TTATTTCTAAACTACCCCAAACCGGCACCAACATATTTACTACCATGTCGGCCCTGGCTGCCGAGCTTGGCGCTATCAATTTATCACAGGGTTTTCCCGATTATTCGTGTTCGCCCCAGCTTATAGAACTGGTGCACAAAGCCATGAACGACGGGCATAACCAGTATGCCCCAATGGCCGGTGTTATGGCCCTGCGCGAACAGGTTGCACTGAAAACCGAAAAGCTTTATGGTGCGCAATATAACCCCGATACCGAGATAACCATAACCGCCGGCGGTACCCAGGCCGTATTTACGGCTATTAGCGCGCTAATACACCCTAATGATGAGGTGATCATGTTTGAGCCGGCATACGATTGTTATGCGCCCGCTATTAAATTGATGGGTGGCGTGGTGAAGTCCCTTGAGCTTGAGCCGCCCGATTATCGGATTGCCTGGGACATGGTGAAACGACTGGTGAGCAATAAAACAAAAATGATCATCCTGAATTCGCCGCACAACCCAACGGCTACTATTTTAAGCCGCGAGGATATTGACGAATTAAGCGCTTTGGTTAAGAACCAGGATATACTGATCTTAAGCGACGAGGTTTACGAGCACCTGGTGTTCGACGGGCAGGAGCACCATAGTATGGCCCGGTACCCCGAGTTGCAGCAACGAAGCCTTATTGTGGCATCGTTCGGTAAAACATTTCATGCAACAGGCTGGAAAGTAGGTTATTGCCTTGCCCCGGCTTA includes:
- a CDS encoding methionine aminotransferase codes for the protein MIPVISKLPQTGTNIFTTMSALAAELGAINLSQGFPDYSCSPQLIELVHKAMNDGHNQYAPMAGVMALREQVALKTEKLYGAQYNPDTEITITAGGTQAVFTAISALIHPNDEVIMFEPAYDCYAPAIKLMGGVVKSLELEPPDYRIAWDMVKRLVSNKTKMIILNSPHNPTATILSREDIDELSALVKNQDILILSDEVYEHLVFDGQEHHSMARYPELQQRSLIVASFGKTFHATGWKVGYCLAPAYLMQEFRKIHQFLVFSVNTPLQYAIAEYIKDENTYLDLPGFFQQKRDHFRNGLEQSRFKLLPCSGSYFQSVTYDAITDEKDTDFAIRLTKEIGVAAIPVSAFYRKGLDRHVLRFCFAKRQETLDKAVDRLIKV